The following proteins are encoded in a genomic region of Neospora caninum Liverpool complete genome, chromosome XI:
- a CDS encoding putative platelet binding protein GspB gives MAGGRPPVTLSLSPSDPFLSSYLPSPPRKTAVFLLILAFLYTPIPSLAAFAGPTGTQSAPSNDSASASSRGVRKQRHGPSRDFFSSPSSPTRLEARDRSSAPSVEERSVGFEKGGEHLVHSRKPGRDGAPYSATGNQKALRTKKLREGSFRKSRKHSRVRRGSVAEESPRLSEKQTENTPLLSRRPHDRVDANFPDNADSFSRGSRSIAKRRAVHTDGLDWQPPLHDGSHSKNYGGPQGDLIRRGGEPGPSPSKLKTISEQLSTSFPVFGLADGDETGGRTAVGQRETDERGAKQDTTGPFRTSWNKAKASMEALFKPNVEDEAARRTPLTSDLFGQNFAVGSRDSTSPNTLPFSFQQTPGNAGGGSFSPDPHAQGGASPILAGHIGGSADALLALLARDSENNYGEPRLSPPDLEGKPAFWHPRDTRESGEYELKPRDEFPKLPASHVPADLSSLRPSSPSAAIPSPLTEHAYPLFSSPAFTEAAQAPVSGSTWLTNTDAPIGTYRGVLSEEPPRLSTFGDGEPIPSTDLPGVDGKYPASFPVRASPLQPFLRDQAEKAAKVLRELSSSNPLPPELDEGDVPRGSGLFGPGPSQQGENEHLASPRDSQTHQTQPSILPQEEPDSGAVTERHQRTEREGDSVPRPHAVTGETPDQDSGQLRTQVEKGSAQTPHSEQQPRVAKFRMGPLKSTSAPGTHCFVAFLSALSDESQQQNLLGVAEQDAELTETLAALSDTDDGRPFSSFVPALAGLGFALRRLGVPKNGEAVFKVGILARKFRYLLEMYAERLSTGIYRRDAESVGMYLTQEVSDAFHSLVEYFEIQKDAFQQSGVPGLDQLFSDITLYQRVDKLLGLYCPPYVDMVQHEDGSSALDFSLLHAIHADPSARKFKRQGLLDSPVTSLDSGPMQGGAKASRRVDGEESRTPAHEEEDSRRRRDPGRRQGASEENTDDMRLLARLLGQERGSDTGERQASKLNKILPVLVAWEKAKAQEEAAIRATLLKKEGHPTARQAGLGAVSTMRNVREDKAIAAPGARLDENRVSSRVPSGSYKATVGESYQTHPLSSTERPGDGTGDVSPAVLLRSGIERTEGDGREQDRERRTRSRLPGSPSATAQNSGAPADGDNPIEATDLPEREQNKTAKQRQKDKRKKPTKTLDRFQVVPSVSKASTARAPGGPREGAEDFSVRTTQQASQGNEREREIRRPKDGKPSRHLLRKTAAAPETDAVRTATDLQRREQHAGKKAQFTNDASKQDNDSSKGDSADKDAQTKSKVKQSTSPAGFGKQASSGTIQVRASHAVFMTSRELAFPRATATLVVPPEQAAMAQRGATVLTGTGALRGQAAPENPKASSLPARAGMTSPNSRADSLA, from the coding sequence ATGGCGGGGGGGAGGCCCCCTGTAACACTCTCATTGTCGCCATCAGacccgtttctttcctcgtaTCTGCCTTCTCCACCGCGTAAGACCGCCGTTTTCCTACTGATTCTTGCCTTCTTGTACACGCCGATCCCTTCGTTGGCGGCGTTTGCGGGCCCGACAGGAACACAGTCCGCCCCATCAAACGATTCTGCCAGCGCGAGTTCGCGTGGAGTGCGGAAGCAGCGACATGGACCTTCTAGAGATTTTTTTTCGAGTCCCTCTTCGCCCACGCGGCTCGAGGCGAGAGATCGGTCTTCCGCTCCTTCTGTTGAAGAACGATCTGTAGGTTTTgaaaaggggggagaacACCTTGTCCACTCCCGAAAGCCCGGTAGAGATGGTGCGCCGTACAGTGCGACAGGAAACCAGAAGGCTCTGCGGACGAAGAAATTGCGAGAAGGCAGTTTCCGGAAATCAAGGAAGCACTCGAGAGTTCGCAGAGGATCCGTTGCTGAGGAGTCTCCTCGGCTTTCGGAAAAACAGACTGAAAACACGCCTCTGCTGAGCCGGCGCCCCCACGACAGAGTTGATGCGAATTTCCCGGACAATGCTGACAGTTTCTCTCGAGGCTCGCGCTCAATCGCCAAGCGGAGAGCAGTTCACACCGACGGACTCGATTGGCAGCCACCGCTGCACGATGGGTCGCACAGCAAAAACTATGGGGGTCCGCAGGGTGATCTTATTCGCCGGGGCGGCGAGCCAGGGCCGAGCCCTTCCAAGTTGAAAACCATATCCGAGCAACTGTCAACatcgtttcctgttttcggGTTGGCCGATggcgacgagacaggaggaagaacggccGTCGGGCAACGTGAAACGGATGAAAGAGGAGCAAAGCAAGACACAACAGGACCGTTCCGGACTTCGTGGAACAAGGCAAAGGCGTCTATGGAGGCGTTGTTCAAACCGAACGTTGAAGACGAGGCCGCTCGTCGAACGCCTTTGACCTCAGATCTATTCGGCCAGAATTTCGCTGTAGGTTCTCGGGATTCCACATCCCCCAATactctgcctttttctttccagcAAACCCCTGGAAACGCAGGCGGAGGCAGTTTTTCTCCAGACCCGCATGCACAAGGCGGCGCGAGTCCGATCCTCGCGGGACACATCGGCGGTTCCGCCGACGCTCTGCTGGCTCTTCTCGCtagagacagcgagaacaACTACGGTGAACCCCGACTGTCACCTCCGGACCTTGAGGGGAAGCCTGCTTTTTGGCATCCACgcgacacgagagaaagcggagagtACGAGCTGAAGCCGCGAGACGAGTTCCCAAAATTGCCTGCCAGCCACGTTCCGGCAgacctttcgtctctgcggccAAGTTCGCCCTCTGCGGCGATTCCATCCCCGCTCACCGAACATGCATAtccgcttttttcgtctcccgctttcACTGAAGCGGCCCAAGCACCGGTCAGCGGTTCCACTTGGCTGACAAATACAGACGCCCCGATCGGCACATATCGTGGCGTGCTCTCGGAGGagccgcctcgcctgtccACGTTTGGCGACGGAGAGCCCATCCCTTCCACGGATCTGCCAGGTGTTGACGGGAAGTACCCAGCTTCTTTTCCTGTGagggcgtctcctcttcagcCCTTTCTGAGGGACCAAGCTGAGAAGGCGGCAAAAGTGCTGCGAGAATTATCCTCGTCAAACCCCCTTCCGCCGGAACTTGACGAAGGTGACGTTCCACGGGGTAGCGGGCTTTTCGGGCCTGGACCTTCCCAGCAGGGGGAAAATGAGCATTTGGCCTCTCCACGTGATTCCCAGACGCACCAGACTCAGCCGAGTATTCTTCCTCAAGAAGAACCCGACTCTGGAGCCGTCACGGAACGTCACCAGCGCACTGAACGCGAAGGTGACAGCGTTCCACGTCCCCACGCTGTTACTGGCGAGACGCCCGATCAGGATAGTGGCCAGCTGCGAACGCAGGTTGAAAAAGGCAGTGCACAAACGCCCCACTCCGAGCAACAGCCTCGAGTTGCCAAATTTCGAATGGGTCCACTTAAAAGTACCTCTGCTCCAGGGACTCACTGTTTTGTggccttcctttctgcgctTTCCGACGAGTCTCAGCAGCAAAATTTGCTTGGAGTTGCCGAGCAAGACGCAGAACTCACGGAGACTCTTGCCGCGTTGTCGGATACAGATGATGGGCGGCCATTCTCGAGCTTTGTCCCTGCTCTTGCTGGCCTGGGCTTCGCTTTGAGGCGTCTGGGAGTGCCCAAGAATGGAGAGGCCGTGTTCAAGGTGGGGATTCTGGCACGTAAGTTTCGATATCTCCTGGAGATGTACGCAGAGCGGCTTTCGACCGGAATCTatcggagagacgcagaatCAGTCGGCATGTATCTGACCCAGGAGGTTTCAGATGCCTTTCATAGTCTCGTGGAATATTTCGAGATACAGAAGGATGCGTTCCAGCAGTCGGGAGTCCCAGGCCTCGATCAGCTGTTTTCAGACATTACTCTCTACCAGCGTGTTGATAAACTTCTTGGCTTGTACTGCCCGCCGTACGTGGATATGGTGCAGCACGAGGACGGCTCAAGCGCCCTCGATTTTAGTCTCCTTCACGCAATTCACGCAGATCCATCGGCAAGGAAATTCAAGAGGCAGGGACTCCTCGATAGCCCGGTCACGTCTCTGGACAGCGGTCCGATGCAAGGTGGTGCCAAGGCCAGCAGACGAGTTGACGGTGAAGAGAGCAGGACGCCGGcacacgaagaggaagactcCCGCAGACGGAGGGATCCTGGCCGCAGGCAGGGTGCGAGTGAGGAAAACACCGACGACATGCGCCTCCTAGCAAGGCTCCTGGGGCAAGAACGCGGAAGCGACACCGGTGAAAGGCAAGCCTCAAAGCTAAACAAAATACTTCCCGTTCTGGTTGCCTGGGAAAAAGCTAAAGCacaagaagaggcagcaaTAAGAGCGACGTtactgaagaaggaaggacatCCGACTGCAAGGCAAGCTGGACTGGGAGCGGTCTCGACGATGAGGAATGTTCGAGAAGATAAGGCAATCGCCGCACCCGGTGCGCGACTCGATGAAAACCGCGTCAGCTCAAGAGTACCTTCTGGAAGCTACAAAGCGACCGTGGGTGAAAGCTACCAGACCCATCCGTTGTCTTCCACTGAAAGGCCTGGTGACGGGACTGGTGACGTATCACCTGCTGTCCTCTTGCGATCAGGCATTGAGAGGACCGAAGGggacggaagagagcaagACCGAGAGCGCCGCACTCGCTCGCGCCTGCCTGGAAGTCCCTCCGCGACGGCACAGAACTCTGGGGCCCCCGCGGATGGTGACAACCCGATTGAAGCCACTGACTTGCCTGAAAGGGAGCAAAACAAAACGGCGaaacagaggcagaaagatAAACGAAAGAAACCGACAAAGACGCTCGATCGTTTCCAGGTTGTGCCTTCAGTGTCCAAGGCGTCGACGGCACGAGCACCAGGCGGCCCGCGAGAGGGCGCGGAGGACTTCAGTGTCCGAACAACCCAACAGGCGAGCCAGGGtaacgagagagagcgtgaAATAAGGCGACCCAAGGACGGCAAACCAAGTCGTCATCTCCTGCGGAAGACCGCTGCAGCCCCGGAAACGGACGCTGTGAGAACGGCGACCGACttgcagagaagggaacagcATGCGGGTAAGAAGGCGCAGTTTACAAACGATGCCTCCAAGCAAGACAATGACTCCAgcaaaggcgacagcgcTGACAAGGACGCCCAGACGAAATCCAAAGTCAAACAGTCGACGAGCCCCGCAGGCTTCGGGAAACAGGCATCGTCGGGGACGATACAAGTCCGCGCGTCTCACGCAGTGTTTATGACATCTCGAGAGCTCGCGTTCCCTCGAGCGACTGCGACGCTCGTGGTTCCCCCCGAGCAAGCCGCGATGGCGCAACGTGGAGCAACGGTCCTAACGGGAACAGGGGCGTTACGTGGACAGGCTGCTCCGGAGAATCCGAAAGCGTCCAGCCTTCCGGCCCGTGCAGGGATGACGTCCCCGAACTCTCGGGCGGACTCGCTCGCCTAA
- a CDS encoding putative NOL1/NOP2/sun family protein, with protein sequence MRGPSSDASLRHILDPTVYTLLTTTWPSPVPPGRSVEWVLDHLLIPPSITTLRVNGVDVRTVEDAISTAESLYHPRVVQRHPLLDDVLIITHDSARSEEAPSDHKRWEDPPGKEVSVDGGGDAAVFRVPSSNEKALDTGMRSANGRGAKVAGTHARTATVEEPQAGGGRHGAPTPVDEIGQTQGRLKGKGEESGQYPVILVDRRCGQAVLRGAHVFAKGVLASEPHLKAGERVDVFALPGRLNPSKLAAKPYAPHRKATGALHTDADQCRDGSQTRHNSPGGYQPPLLEDTREAGRKRDCTNGAKPELVISEDLREAECDSARGETHPDGFAEHERLASVLQGTYLRAQLPERVRKTGIFCGRGILRQNMRQVYAEKTGVAIEMDRAVDLSRLPPCLVAQNLPSIVVGHVLAPQPGERVLDMCAAPGGKTLHLATLMKGQGHIVAVERSKTRAQKLRSFLCSSPHASIVEVVCGDSAKGTWRSTHVGAEASPGRRLGNFDRVLADVPCTALGLRPRLDFDGLTDRVVLSAAEYQREFLQSGCQLLKTGGTLVYSTCSISRAENEENVVWALGHLPLVLEPAEPFVGPHTFQSGDALAPLLPPGEAAKLQRFCPSGNTIGFFIAKFRKTGME encoded by the exons ATGAGAGGGCCCTCATCAGATGCCTCGCTTCGACATATCCTAGACCCTACAGTGTATACTTTGCTCACAACAACATGGCCGAGCCCTGTCCCTCCCGGTCGTTCCGTAGAATGGGTTCTTGACCATCTTCTAATTCCTCCCTCTATCACGACGCTTCGAGTGAATGGGGTGGACGTCCGAACAGTGGAAGATGCTATTTCTACAGCCGAAAGTCTCTACCACCCAAGGGTCGTTCAGCGTCACCCTCTCCTCGATGACGTTCTGATCATTACTCACGACTCTGCCCGTTCTGAGGAAGCACCCTCCGACCACAAACGGTGGGAGGATCCGCCAGGAAAGGAAGTCTCTGTGGACGGCGGCGGTGATGCGGCAGTTTTCAGGGTTCCTTCGTCTAACGAAAAGGCCCTTGACACCGGAATGCGAAGTGCAAACGGCAGAGGTGCTAAAGTCGCTGGCACGCATGCGAGGACGGCGACTGTCGAGGAGCCGCAGGCGGGCGGTGGACGCCACGGAGCGCCCACGCCGGTGGACGAGATTGGCCAGACGCAAGGAAGACTTAAGGgaaagggggaagagagcggacaGTACCCCGTGATCCTGGTGGACAGGAGATGTGGACAGGCCGTTCTGCGAGGAGCCCACGTTTTCGCCAAAGGCGTTCTGGCCTCCGAGCCTCACCTAAAAGCGGGGGAAAGGGTCGATGTGTTTGCCTTGCCAGGTCGCCTCAACCCGTCGAAGCTTGCGGCGAAACCCTACGCCCCACATaggaaggcgacgggcgCGCTGCATACTGACGCTGACCAGTGTAGGGATGGTTCGCAAACGCGACACAATTCGCCAGGAGGTTACCAGCCCCCATTATTAGAGGATACTCGAGAAGCAGGTAGAAAAAGAGATTGTACCAATGGGGCGAAACCTGAACTGGTAATAAGTGAAGATCTACGAGAGGCAGAATGCGACTCTGCTCGAGGAGAAACCCACCCTGACGGTTTTGCGGAGCACGAACGACTAGCATCCGTGCTCCAAGGGACTTATCTGAGAGCACAGCTTCCAGAACGTGTGAGGAAGACAGGGATATTTTGCGGAAGAGGCATTCTACGCCAAAACATGCGCCAGGTCTACGCAGAAAAAACCGGGGTCGCCATTGAGATGGACAG GGCGGTTGACCTCTCAAGGCTTCCTCCTTGCCTTGTCGCGCAGAACCTTCCGTCAATCGTAGTCGGCCACGTGCTGGCTCCTCAACCGGGAGAACGCGTTCTGGATATGTGCGCAGCTCCGGGAGGCAAGACCCTTCATCTGGCAACCCTTATGAAAGGACAGGGACACATTGTTGCCGTTGAGCGGTCCAAGACGCGTGCGCAAAAGCTTCGCAGTTTCCTGTGCTCTTCGCCACATGCGTCTATAGTCGAGGTTGTGTGCGGAGACAGTGCCAAAGGGACATGGCGAAGCACTCACGTAGGGGCGGAGGCGAGCCCGGGACGACGTCTCGGCAACTTTGACCGGGTTCTCGCGGATGTTCCCTGTACTGCCTTAGGCTTGAGGCCCCGCCTAGACTTTGACGGACTCACTGACCGCGTGGTTCTTTCTGCGGCCGAATACCAGAGAGAATTTCTTCAGTCAGGCTGCCAGTTGCTGAAAACGGGCGGAACACTTGTTTACTCAACGTGCTCAATTTCGAGAGCAGAAAATGAGGAAAACGTGGTGTGGGCTCTCGGGCACCTACCGCTCGTGCTGGAGCCCGCAGAGCCCTTTGTTGGCCCTCACACCTTCCAAAGTGGTGATGCACTTGCTCCCCTACTTCCTCCCGGTGAGGCTGCGAAGCTACAGCGATTCTGCCCATCAGGAAATACCATCGGCTTTTTCATTGCTAAGTTCCGGAAGACTGGGATGGAGTAA